From the genome of Colletotrichum higginsianum IMI 349063 chromosome 4, whole genome shotgun sequence, one region includes:
- a CDS encoding Cvnh domain-containing protein, protein MNITSLIFAIAIVLFGTPAVSERECPFESDCVQNVCSKIRYTADHRGERPFLMEATCANEAGEPVFTKLDLKKCIVNSNGLLYWSNLGDFKCQGCRIVQHKPEDTVILECRKCPKKIGEWESFVVNSRINLSYGIWVSKNGALSCYSHEGGYRSSKGISRLSGRGGPRTS, encoded by the exons ATGAACATCACGTCCCTCATCTTCGCCATCGCAATTGTGCTCTTCGGCACTCCGGCCGTTAGCGAACGCGAATGCCCTTTCGAGTCAGACTGCGTTCAAAATGTTTGCAGTAAGATCAGATACACGGCCGACCACAGAGGAGAAAGACCGTTCCTGATGGAAGCTACCTGCGCGAACGAGGCAGGCGAGCCAGTCTTCACTAAGCTTGACCTCAAAAAGTGCATCGTGAATAGCAATGGGCTCCTTTACTGGTCAAACCT CGGCGATTTCAAGTGCCAGGGCTGCCGCATAGTCCAGCATAAACCGGAAGACACTGTCATCTTAGAGTGCCGAAAATGCCCGAAGAAGATTGGCGAGTGGGAGTCCTTCGTGGTAAACTCACGGATCAATCTAT CATATGGCATCTGGGTCAGCAAGAACGGCGCGCTCAGCTGCTACAGCCACGAAGGAGGCTATCGTAGCTCTAAGGGGATATCAAGACTCTCCGGTCGTGGTGGACCTCGGACCTCTTGA
- a CDS encoding C6 zinc finger protein: MSTTAANQQIMGLQGGAPPASSQVPSGRKGTKKVRTGCVTCKLSPSLPFQLLLFVRGRSSHLLSSQHSSSHLASIRKVKCDETKPACLRCNKTGRKCDGYLPPKLPGNNPGGVMRLSPPVSPFADWAGGTKEQRAFDFYRSFSAPSIFSDGVSSMLWKKLVPHFCHAEPAIRHAVLAISSLHETLALPPGSNSAVEEENNHGVLTNAFAAEQYGKALKCLQEWKPTETSPATVPLLACLLFICIEFMLGDEGASQVHINQGRLILSQLEPSTDVDMIKKHFVPVYSRLALASFLFGCFPAAIPPNMKASSATNLFFSSVDEAEVALYELIDDGLRFTAKAKRAAYSYPPSDPTLLELDREQDDFLAKLSQWHVSFVVISAIDDALSKCKLCMVYYHAARIAISTAMDTLETAFDNHIVTFASIISNAAEFVHASRRVSGRDPSQAAMAMPKFVFDTEIIPPLYYVSIKCRHPMLRRAAVDLLKQETVRKRKENLWDAQMISEIGKRCINIEEEAARRRDESVDLTAGWDTVSWEESDGVPIGLFPTNNDPSIDCDYPVPRVQYPQIPKLTNTQINAEYERTRDLVRNLVQSRHTTPSSMSTGSTSSSSSSSSGGSSAFWGPHQLEAPFGLPEHARIKNALIDNESKWGSWITVFMDPKEAGAAHWKVTREFIRRSSARV; encoded by the exons ATGAGCACAACGGCGGCCAACCAGCAAATAATGGGGCTTCAAGGAGgtgcgccgccggcgtcatcccAGGTCCCTTCTGGTCGAAAAGGCACCAAGAAAGTCCGGACTGGATGTGTCACCTGCAAGTTGAGTCCGAGTCTTCCATTTCAACTGCTGCTCTTTGTCCGAGGCCGGTCATCCCATCTCTTGTCGTCTCAACACTCGTCATCTCATCTTGCCTC AATTCGAAAGGTCAAGTGTGACGAGACCAAGCCTGCATGCCTTCGCTGCAACAAGACGGGTCGGAAATGCGACGGCTACTTGCCTCCCAAGCTGCCGGGGAACAATCCCGGCGGCGTCATGCGCTTAAGCCCGCCTGTCTCGCCCTTTGCGGACTGGGCCGGTGGTACCAAGGAGCAGCGCGCCTTTGATTTCTATCGTAGCTTTTCCGCCCCGTCTATCTTCAGCGACGGCGTCAGCTCGATGCTGTGGAAGAAGCTGGTGCCGCACTTTTGCCATGCCGAGCCGGCAATCCGtcacgccgtcctcgccatTAGCAGTCTTCATGAGACGCTAGCGTTGCCGCCGGGCTCCAATTCGGCCGTTGAAGAGGAAAACAACCATGGCGTGCTGACCAACGCATTTGCTGCCGAGCAGTACGGCAAAGCTCTGAAGTGTCTCCAGGAATGGAAGCCCACCGAGACATCGCCAGCAACAGTGCCGTTGCTGGCGTGTCTATTGTTCATCTGCATAGAGTTCATGCTTGGAGACGAGGGCGCGTCGCAAGTTCACATCAACCAGGGCAGACTAATCCTCTCGCAGCTCGAGCCTTCGACAGACGTGGACATGATCAAGAAACACTTCGTGCCCGTCTACAGCCGGCTCGCCCTCGCATCCTTCCTTTTTGGTTGCTTCCCCGCCGCGATACCGCCAAACATGAAAGCAAGCTCTGCCACGAATCTGTTCTTCTCATCAgtagacgaggccgaggttgcGCTCTACGAACTGATCGATGACGGGCTACGATTCACGGCCAAAGCCAAAAGAGCAGCCTACTCATATCCCCCGAGCGATCCGACTTTACTGGAACTGGATCGCGAGCAAGATGACTTCCTCGCAAAACTATCGCAATGGCATGTGTCCTTTgtcgtcatctcggccattGATGACGCGTTGAGCAAATGCAAGCTGTGCATGGTGTACTACCACGCAGCCAGGATCGCCATCAGCACTGCGATGGACACCCTGGAGACGGCGTTCGACAACCATATCGTAACTTTCGCGTCCATCATCAGCAACGCAGCCGAGTTTGTGCACGCGTCACGGAGAGTGTCGGGGCGCGACCCTTCCCAGGCCGCCATGGCGATGCCCAAATTCGTCTTTGACACCGAGATCATCCCGCCGCTATACTACGTAAGCATCAAATGCCGGCATCCCATGCTACGGCGCGCGGCCGTGGACTTGCTGAAGCAAGAAACAGTCAGGAAGCGAAAGGAGAACCTGTGGGATGCGCAGATGATCTCCGAGATCGGCAAGCGCTGTATAAAcattgaagaagaagccgcccgtcgccgcgaCGAATCGGTCGATTTGACCGCAGGATGGGACACGGTCTCCTGGGAGGAATCGGACGGTGTGCCCATCGGTCTTTTCCCCACGAACAATGACCCCAGCATCGACTGCGACTACCCAGTGCCTCGGGTCCAGTATCCTCAGATCCCCAAGCTCACCAACACCCAAATCAACGCGGAATACGAGCGGACCAGAGACCTTGTGAGAAACCTCGTCCAGAGCAGACACACGACGCCCAGTTCCATGTCGACTGggtcaacgtcgtcgtcgtcgtcgtcgtcatctggcggcagcagcgccttCTGGGGACCGCATCAGCTCGAGGCGCCGTTCGGTCTGCCCGAGCATGCGAGGATAAAGAACGCACTCATCGACAATGAGTCGAAGTGGGGGAGCTGGATCACCGTCTTTATGGACCCGAAAGAGGCCGGAGCGGCGCATTGGAAGGTGACCAGGGAGTTTATTCGGCGGTCATCAGCGCGGGTGTAG
- a CDS encoding Beta-lactamase: protein MVSIAILALMAISCLQGIEANPCPPLGPTLPSSKTPSDSTAVKQAIAKIQEGLANRTSSLKATAISIGVKSIHESVPLFDWHFTPLIADNRSTTIVDIDTVYRGGSITKLFTTLAALQSTQIKGTDPVTKYLPQLKAEAARNKGKLNFVPWDSITIEDLASHVSGLGGDIATDLAVFPGNWAALGLPPVSNSTKPTCSGLGGTKPCTADDLLSGLNKKPLVFLPHTTPVYSNIGLSLLSLVLETATNKTYESILTETILKPLGLANTSIAVPADDAWGFIPKGEVTWGGDLGVFASAGGIYTNTRDLLAFGAAILSSDLGIDTRSWLKPRAFTSSRGYSIGAPWEIWTSSTLLDSGVPVSAYTKSGDLGLYTNVLIVVPDYDLVISILTAGAEAAESSQFPARVISPVIETLIPALEQANKEYADATFAGTYIDDETNSTLTLSVDDGPGLSLTNYTVRGVNVLANIPNYGLSPGPKTFNVSGRLYPTNIREGDQWSWRAVYKNHDEPEIDDELFYPDGGCQTWGLIDRKAYNYLALDDFVVTAAKDGSATSISPRPFGVTLTKIES from the exons ATGGTTTCCATAGCCATCCTCGCCCTTATGGCAATTTCTTGCCTTCAAGGCATTGAGGCCAATCCGTGCCCGCCATTGGGGCCGACTCTACCTTCCTCGAAGACCCCCAGCGACTCGACGGCCGTCAAACAAGCCATCGCCAAGATCCAAGAAGGCCTGGCCAACCGCACCTCTTCGCTCAAAGCCACCGCAATCTCCATAGGCGTCAAGTCCATCCACGAAAGCGTTCCCTTATTCGACTGGCACTTCACCCCTCTCATCGCCGACAATCGCAGCACCACAATTGTCGACATCGACACCGTCTaccgcggcggcagcatcacCAAGCTCTTCACAACCCTTGCGGCTCTGCAGAGTACTCAAATCAAGGGGACTGACCCCGTGACGAAGTACCTCCCGCAactcaaggccgaggccgccaggAACAAGGGCAAACTCAACTTCGTGCCGTGGGATAGCATCACCATCGAGGATCTGGCGTCTCACGTCTCGGGACTGGGAGGCGACA TCGCCACTGATCTTGCCGTCTTCCCTGGAAACTGGGCAGCTTTGGGCCTCCCACCTGTCTCCAACTCTACAAAGCCTACCTGCTCCGGTCTCGGGGGCACAAAGCCCTGCACGGCGGATG ACCTCCTCAGTGGCCTCAACAAGAAACCACTCGTCTTCCTACCTCACACAACGCCAGTCTATTCCAACATCGGCCTCTCCCTGTTgtccctcgtcctcgagacCGCCACCAACAAGACCTACGAGTCTATCCTCACCGAGACTATCCTCAAgcccctcggcctcgccaacacctccatcgccgtccccgccgacgacgcttGGGGGTTCATTCCCAAGGGCGAAGTCACTTggggcggcgacctcggcgtcttcgcctCCGCTGGCGGTATCTACACAAACACCCGAGACCTGCTGGCCTTtggcgccgccatcctctcctccgacctcggcatcgacacgCGTTCTTGGTTGAAGCCCCGCGCCTTCACCTCTTCACGCGGATACTCCATTGGCGCCCCCTGGGAGATTtggacgtcctcgacgctcCTCGACTCGGGAGTGCCTGTGTCCGCCTACACCAAGTCTGGCGACCTCGGCTTATACACCaacgtcctcatcgtcgtgCCGGATTATGACCTCGTCATCTCTATTCTCACTGCGGGTGCAGAGGCGGCGGAATCCTCGCAGTTCCCCGCGCGAGTCATCTCCCCTGTGATAGAGACTCTCATCCCGGCCCTCGAGCAGGCAAACAAGGAGTACGCCGACGCGACCTTTGCTGGAACCTACATCGACGATGAGACGAACTCAACTCTCACCCTCTCCGTTGACGACGGGCCGGGCTTGTCGTTGACGAACTATACCGTCCGCGGCGTTAACGTGCTCGCCAACATACCCAATTACGGCTTGAGCCCCGGGCCTAAGACCTTCAACGTCAGTGGAAGGCTCTACCCGACGAACATTAGGGAGGGCGACCAGTGGTCGTGGCGGGCAGTCTACAAAAACCATGACGAGCCCGAaatcgacgacgagctttTCTATCCCGACGGTGGATGCCAGACCTGGGGCCTCATCGACCGTAAGGCATACAACTACCTGGCTCTGGACGATTTCGTTgtcaccgccgccaaggatGGATCAGCTACGAGCATCTCACCCCGGCCCTTTGGCGTCACTTTGACCAAGATTGAAAGTTGA
- a CDS encoding cytochrome c oxidase subunit 1 yields the protein MSDKASTAPDAAQATVQSERVAVKWYRSPFYNATILGMCSFAAPGLWGAMNSLGAGGAQEPYLVNTGNALTFCLMIISCWLTSSIVKYIGIKGALVVGTIGFAPYSAGLYLNNRYGVEWLVIVGAAFCGVSAGIFWGSEAAIAIAYPEPHNRGRMIAYWLTWTRVGQILGGAISLGLNSDRSGAGKVSYKVYLIFIALQACGPFVALLLNRPHKVQRGDGKAVELTIADSPWQEIKATTKTFLTPKFLLLILWIGQGVYSESIFFTYIALWFSVRARALGSFLSGIVAVVAGNLLGLWLDQNQIALKKRARWAFAVIMTLQGAWWLWLTINVTEYRRTQPTLDWSDPGFGRGFGVFIFLVSGFQLNYNFAFFIIGQISESPQETIRLSALLRGIESAWQALSYGLNAVPIFALVGGPYINFGLWFVSIYPAWLVIRHFGTSHKGGDSETVSQDEVMHEVKTQTNLQH from the exons ATGTCTGACAAGGCGAGTACCGCGCCAGACGCGGCACAGGCCACTGTGCAATCGGAAAGAGTCGCTG TCAAGTGGTATCGTTCACCATTCTACAATGCCACGATACTTGGCATGTGCAGCTTTGCCGCACCAGGACTATGGGGCGCGATGAATTCACTGGGTGCCG GCGGTGCGCAAGAGCCGTATCTCGTCAATACAGGCAACGCGCTCACCTTCTGCCTTATGATCATCTCATGCTGGCTCACTTCCTCAATCGTCAAATACATCGGTATCAAGGGAGCATTGGTCGTCGGCACCATCGGGTTTGCCCCGTACAGCGCGGGTCTTTACCTGAACAACCGATATGGTGTCGAGTggctcgtcatcgtcggagCCGCGTTTTGCGGCGTGTCGGCCGGAATATTTTGGGGCTCTGAAGCCGCCATTGCTATTGCGTACCCAGAGCCACACAACAGAGGACGGATGATCGCGTACTGGCTCACGTGGACCAGAGTTGGTCAAATCCTGGGTGGCGCAATCAGCCTCGGCTTGAACTCTGATCGCAGCGGGGCTGGAAAAGTATCTTACAAGGTCTACCTCATCTTCATTGCTCTACAAGCTTGCGGACCCTTCGTTGCTCTGCTGCTGAATCGGCCTCACAAGGTCCAAAGGGGGGACGGTAAAGCTGTAGAGCTTACAATCGCCGACAGCCCGTGGCAAGAAATCAAGGCAACGACCAAGACCTTCCTCACACCCAAGTTTTTACTTCTTATACTCTGGATTGGACAAGGCGTCTACTCAGAGTCCATATTCTTCACATACATCGCCCTTTGGTTCTCAGTTCGAGCCAGAGCTCTTGGCTCGTTCCTCTCTGGTATCGTGGCCGTTGTCGCTGGGAATCTGCTGGGATTGTGGCTTGACCAGAACCAGATTGCTCTCAAGAAGAGGGCTAGATGGGCTTTCGCCGTAATCATGACTCTGCAAGGCGCATGGTGGCTCTGGCTTACGATCAACGTCACAGAGTACCGCCGAACGCAGCCCACCCTGGACTGGAGCGATCCGGGTTTCGGAAGAGGGTTTGGAGTGTTCATCTTCTTGGTCTCAGGCTTCCAACTCAATTACAACTTTGCATTCTTCATCATTGGACAAATTTCGGAGAGTCCACAAGAAACTATCCGGTTATCTGCCCTTCTCCGAGGTATCGAGTCTGCCTGGCAAGCTCTTAGCTACGGACTGAACGCCGTTCCGATCTTCGCACTTGTCGGTGGGCCGTACATAAACTTTGGGCTTTGGTTTGTGTCGATTTACCCAGCCTGGCTAGTTATTCGACATTTTGGCACCAGTCACAAGGGTGGGGATTCAGAGACTGTTTCCCAGGATGAGGTAATGCACGAAGTCAAAACGCAGACAAATTTGCAACACTGA